A section of the Saccopteryx leptura isolate mSacLep1 chromosome 6, mSacLep1_pri_phased_curated, whole genome shotgun sequence genome encodes:
- the C2CD4A gene encoding C2 calcium-dependent domain-containing protein 4A codes for MWCLERLSLGPERLPWGGNGCLQGRVRRTTAVKPAPCLNVLTPDRIPEFCIPPRLAPCPVLAALRNSSVRKAGNDDGAGRTDWDPRSQAALSLPHLPRARTAYGFCALLESPHTRRKESLFLGDPAAIALRPRAHTYGGSGGKDATLGSHGGALALAPAVPGGPCPLRNTLAPRPRGHRLLRVPEMLLNRALRARRSRGLTRVRSVSSGDENEEHVGGLGSPARTLSASPPLSLGPRPERLEAEGTVSLGRAGGALRLAAEYSPASGRLRIRLLCPEGPAGGAAEPRAVGCRVSLVLQPPGKTRQQRSTVVRRGPRKALFDQDFCFDGLSEDEVRRLAVRVKAENRGRGLERGRLLGQGELLLGSLLLL; via the coding sequence ATGTGGTGCCTGGAGCGGCTCAGCTTGGGTCCCGAGCGCCTCCCGTGGGGCGGGAACGGGTGTCTCCAGGGTCGCGTCCGCCGAACTACTGCAGTCAAACCCGCCCCGTGCTTGAACGTGCTCACCCCAGACCGCATCCCAGAGTTCTGCATCCCCCCGCGACTAGCGCCCTGCCCGGTTCTGGCTGCACTCCGTAACTCCTCGGTCAGAAAAGCAGGGAATGACGACGGCGCGGGGCGCACGGACTGGGACCCCCGCTCGCAAGCGGCGCTCTCGCTGCCGCACCTGCCCCGCGCGCGCACCGCCTACGGCTTCTGCGCGCTGCTCGAGAGTCCGCACACCCGCCGCAAGGAGTCGCTCTTCCTCGGGGACCCCGCAGCCATCGCGCTCCGCCCGCGGGCTCACACCTACGGTGGCAGCGGAGGAAAAGACGCCACCCTCGGGTCCCATGGCGGAGCCCTCGCCCTAGCTCCCGCGGTCCCCGGCGGCCCCTGCCCTCTCCGGAACACGCTCGCTCCGCGGCCCCGCGGCCACCGTCTCCTGCGTGTCCCCGAAATGCTACTGAACCGCGCGCTGCGGGCCCGGAGGAGTCGCGGCCTCACCCGCGTCCGCTCTGTGTCCAGCGGGGACGAAAACGAGGAGCACGTCGGTGGCTTGGGGTCCCCGGCTCGGACCCTCTCCGCGTCCCCTCCGCTGTCCCTCGGCCCCCGGCCTGAGCGCCTGGAGGCCGAGGGCACCGTGAGTCTGGGTCGCGCCGGCGGCGCCCTGCGCCTGGCCGCCGAGTACAGTCCGGCCAGCGGGCGCCTCCGCATCCGGCTGCTCTGTCCCGAGGGCCCGGCCGGAGGGGCCGCCGAGCCCCGCGCCGTCGGCTGCCGCGTCAGTCTCGTCCTGCAGCCGCCCGGCAAGACGCGCCAGCAGCGCAGCACAGTTGTCCGGCGGGGCCCTCGCAAGGCTCTCTTCGACCAGGACTTCTGCTTCGACGGGCTGTCGGAGGACGAGGTGCGCCGCCTGGCCGTGCGCGTCAAGGCCGAGAACAGGGGCCGCGGCCTGGAGCGGGGCCGCCTGCTGGGCCAGGGCGAACTGCTGCTGGGCTCCCTGCTGCTGCTCTGA